Proteins encoded within one genomic window of Brachybacterium avium:
- a CDS encoding histidine phosphatase family protein, protein MRLLLIRHGQTPSNVDGILDAAYPGPGLTALGRAQAAAVPEALRREDIAAVHVSRLLRTHETAAPLAAARGISPQLTAGLEEISAGQLEQRRDAEAVAAYQDNHSRWSAGEFTDGVPGGESGDQFWARYTGALRHIAALHAQDATVAVVSHGAAIRVFAAVVAGLGAASLEDRPLFNTGMVTLTGHPEEGWQLEDWVSMPIGGDHLLRGMAHDVTGDQHADAVV, encoded by the coding sequence ATGCGACTGCTCCTGATCCGTCACGGCCAGACCCCCAGCAATGTGGACGGCATCCTCGATGCCGCCTATCCCGGGCCCGGGCTCACCGCGCTGGGCCGCGCCCAGGCCGCGGCGGTTCCGGAAGCGCTGCGGCGTGAGGACATCGCCGCGGTGCACGTCTCACGCCTGCTGCGCACCCATGAGACCGCGGCCCCGCTGGCGGCCGCACGCGGGATCAGCCCACAGCTCACCGCGGGTCTCGAGGAGATCAGCGCCGGGCAGCTCGAGCAGCGCAGGGATGCGGAGGCCGTCGCGGCCTACCAGGACAACCATTCCCGCTGGAGCGCGGGCGAGTTCACCGACGGGGTGCCCGGCGGTGAGAGCGGCGACCAGTTCTGGGCGCGGTACACCGGGGCGCTGCGCCACATCGCGGCGCTCCATGCGCAGGATGCGACCGTCGCGGTGGTCAGCCACGGCGCCGCGATCCGGGTGTTCGCCGCGGTGGTCGCCGGGCTCGGCGCCGCCTCGCTCGAGGATCGGCCGCTGTTCAACACCGGCATGGTCACCCTCACCGGCCACCCCGAGGAGGGCTGGCAGCTGGAGGACTGGGTGAGCATGCCGATCGGCGGCGACCATCTGCTCCGCGGCATGGCGCACGACGTCACCGGCGACCAGCACGCCGACGCCGTCGTCTGA